Proteins from a genomic interval of Niabella soli DSM 19437:
- a CDS encoding amino acid permease, with product MPNPLLRKKSVQLILREAESGLTDAHSSGLKRVLGVKDLTALGVAAVIGAGVFSSIGKASAEGGPGVVFLYIFTAIACGFAALCYAQFASTVPVSGSAYTYSYVAFGEIFAWIIGWDLLMEYAIGNIAVAISWSDYFTHLTDKIGIHIPDWLTMDYITAKRGFAEAAASGLHQVAPGMDAALAEKVAAWINAPQIAGLRIIMDLPALFIVVVITYIVFVGVKESRNASNFMVGLKLAVIFVVIVLGAFYVNPDNWSPFTPTGIGGILKGVSAVFFAYIGFDAISTTAEECKDPQTDLPKGMIYSLIICTILYVLLALVLTGMVPYTRLNVGDPLAMVFDMRGLKFISAVVAVSAIFATASVLLVFQMGQPRIWMSMSRDGLLPKAFSRIHPKYKTPSFATIITGLVVAVPALFLNLDTVLALTSIGTLFAFVLVCGGILVLDKQPEKAASRFKVPYINGRYIIPVLFVVVVAVIIVKIPTYFKDIVAIETFPMVLFWLVLAVIVVLSYMKKFSLIPVLGMISCFYLMAQESHTNWLRFLIWLAVGLVVYFSYSRFNSKLAPVENEIPDRR from the coding sequence GGGCGGGGGTATTCAGCAGTATCGGAAAAGCTTCAGCAGAAGGGGGGCCGGGCGTGGTGTTCCTGTATATTTTTACGGCAATTGCCTGTGGCTTTGCTGCATTATGCTATGCGCAGTTCGCCTCCACGGTGCCGGTTTCGGGCAGCGCCTACACCTATTCTTATGTTGCTTTCGGGGAGATCTTTGCCTGGATCATTGGCTGGGATCTGTTGATGGAATATGCGATCGGTAATATTGCCGTTGCTATTTCCTGGAGCGATTATTTCACCCACCTCACGGATAAAATAGGTATTCATATCCCGGACTGGCTCACGATGGATTATATCACCGCAAAGCGGGGTTTCGCAGAAGCAGCGGCTAGTGGCCTGCACCAGGTAGCGCCGGGGATGGACGCGGCCCTTGCGGAAAAAGTAGCCGCCTGGATCAATGCCCCTCAGATCGCTGGCTTGCGGATCATTATGGATCTGCCGGCATTGTTTATTGTGGTGGTGATCACCTATATTGTTTTTGTTGGGGTAAAAGAATCCAGGAATGCAAGCAACTTTATGGTAGGCCTGAAGCTGGCGGTTATATTTGTGGTGATTGTACTGGGTGCTTTTTATGTAAACCCGGATAACTGGTCGCCTTTTACACCTACCGGCATCGGCGGTATTTTAAAGGGCGTATCGGCCGTATTCTTTGCCTATATTGGGTTTGATGCTATTTCTACTACTGCAGAAGAATGTAAGGACCCGCAGACAGATCTGCCCAAAGGCATGATCTACTCACTGATCATTTGTACCATTTTATATGTATTGTTAGCATTGGTGCTTACAGGAATGGTGCCCTATACCCGGCTGAATGTAGGCGACCCGCTGGCAATGGTGTTTGATATGCGCGGGCTGAAATTCATTTCCGCCGTAGTGGCAGTAAGCGCCATCTTTGCAACGGCAAGCGTATTATTGGTATTCCAGATGGGGCAGCCCCGGATATGGATGAGCATGAGCCGGGATGGATTGTTGCCTAAAGCTTTTTCGAGGATCCACCCGAAGTATAAAACGCCTTCCTTTGCCACTATTATTACAGGCCTGGTCGTTGCCGTTCCTGCCTTGTTTTTAAACCTGGATACGGTGCTGGCGCTTACAAGCATCGGTACGCTGTTTGCTTTTGTGCTCGTTTGTGGCGGAATATTGGTGTTAGACAAACAGCCCGAAAAGGCGGCTTCCCGGTTTAAAGTACCCTATATAAACGGGCGCTATATTATTCCGGTATTGTTTGTGGTGGTGGTTGCTGTAATCATTGTGAAGATACCAACCTATTTTAAAGATATAGTAGCAATAGAAACCTTCCCGATGGTGTTGTTTTGGCTGGTGCTGGCTGTTATTGTTGTATTATCTTACATGAAAAAATTCTCTTTAATACCGGTGCTGGGCATGATCAGTTGCTTTTACCTGATGGCCCAGGAAAGTCATACCAACTGGCTCCGGTTCTTAATATGGCTGGCGGTAGGACTGGTGGTATATTTCAGCTACAGCCGCTTTAACAGTAAACTGGCACCTGTAGAAAATGAAATACCAGATAGGCGATAA
- a CDS encoding Smr/MutS family protein, translated as MKYQIGDKVLILHSEEEGTIIDFINDKMVMVDVRGVKFPVYLDQIDFPYFRNFTQKKKQQPAKPRTFIDDIKKEKKTQEPRKEDGVWLNFLPVSDTDEFGDEVVELLKVHLVNNTNTAYNFKYTLGFFGEPEFELKNNVLPFQHFYLHDVPFADMSDSPSFDFEFSLQKPDKAKATHYETSVKLKPKQLFEKIETLRKRNEASFSQKLFDVYPEKQPEESPMDISLSQLSQKFKVYNAKEARKHLEPARSVVDLHIEKLTDNASRMNNFEMLTLQLDTFEKFYNLAVAHMQPMLTIIHGVGTGKLRDEIHDALRLKKEVSYFVNQYHPSYGYGATEIHFKY; from the coding sequence ATGAAATACCAGATAGGCGATAAAGTATTAATACTGCATTCGGAAGAAGAAGGAACCATCATCGACTTTATAAATGATAAAATGGTAATGGTAGACGTACGGGGGGTGAAATTTCCCGTCTATTTAGACCAGATCGATTTTCCTTATTTCCGCAATTTTACCCAAAAGAAAAAACAGCAGCCGGCAAAGCCCCGGACGTTTATCGACGATATTAAGAAGGAGAAAAAAACGCAGGAACCCCGCAAGGAAGATGGGGTATGGCTGAATTTTCTTCCCGTTTCTGATACGGATGAATTTGGCGATGAAGTAGTGGAGTTGCTGAAAGTGCATTTGGTGAATAATACCAATACTGCTTATAATTTTAAGTACACGCTTGGTTTTTTTGGCGAGCCGGAATTTGAATTAAAAAATAATGTCCTCCCGTTTCAACATTTTTATCTGCATGATGTGCCCTTTGCGGATATGAGCGACAGCCCTTCCTTTGATTTTGAATTTTCTCTTCAAAAGCCGGACAAAGCAAAGGCTACGCATTATGAAACTTCGGTAAAACTGAAACCTAAACAGCTATTTGAAAAAATTGAAACGCTTCGAAAAAGAAATGAAGCTAGTTTTTCGCAAAAGCTGTTTGACGTTTATCCCGAAAAACAGCCGGAGGAAAGTCCGATGGATATTTCCCTGAGCCAACTCAGCCAGAAATTTAAAGTGTATAATGCAAAAGAGGCGCGCAAACACCTGGAACCGGCGCGGAGCGTTGTGGACCTGCATATTGAGAAACTAACGGATAATGCTTCCCGGATGAATAATTTCGAAATGCTGACCCTGCAGTTGGATACTTTTGAAAAATTTTATAACCTCGCCGTAGCCCATATGCAGCCCATGCTTACGATCATACATGGCGTAGGCACCGGCAAGCTGCGCGATGAGATACATGATGCGTTGCGCCTGAAAAAAGAAGTGAGCTATTTTGTAAACCAATACCATCCTTCTTATGGTTACGGCGCCACGGAGATACATTTTAAATACTGA
- a CDS encoding esterase-like activity of phytase family protein, with the protein MRSSTSGNAVPTAISALKFLDEYEIPFGLKYSNTWVGGLSGIDYDRKNNRYYIICDERSATSPSRFYTAAIRIKGNKIDTVQFTGVHTMRMQNGKAFPSLKEGAQEAADPESIRFNPKTNRLVWSSEGDRAERNGRVNIKDPWIWEMDLNGHYLDSFALPRNMHVQTIEKGPRVNGVFEGLGFADNYKTLFVSVEEPLYEDGPRADVEYAGAPVRIIKYDVSTKKPLAEYAYLLDAVAHQPVPDNGFRVNGISEILAINNNRLLVIERSFSIGNAHCTIKIYRADLRDATDVTAMSGLNKNKTYRPISKKLLLNLDSLNRYIDNIEGITIGPRLPDGNFSLLLIADNNFSKEEKTQVFLFEIIP; encoded by the coding sequence ATGCGTTCGTCAACATCCGGCAATGCAGTCCCCACCGCTATTTCAGCGTTAAAGTTTCTGGATGAATACGAGATCCCTTTTGGTTTGAAATATAGTAATACCTGGGTGGGCGGCTTATCAGGCATCGACTACGACCGGAAAAATAACCGGTATTATATCATCTGTGATGAGCGTTCCGCAACCTCACCTTCCCGTTTTTACACAGCGGCTATTCGCATTAAGGGCAACAAAATTGATACCGTTCAATTTACCGGGGTGCATACGATGAGAATGCAGAATGGTAAAGCCTTTCCATCACTCAAAGAAGGCGCGCAGGAAGCGGCTGATCCCGAATCCATCCGTTTTAATCCTAAAACCAACAGATTAGTCTGGTCCAGTGAAGGTGATCGCGCGGAACGCAATGGCAGGGTCAATATCAAAGACCCCTGGATATGGGAAATGGACCTGAACGGGCATTACCTGGACAGCTTTGCTCTTCCGCGAAATATGCATGTGCAAACCATCGAAAAAGGGCCACGGGTAAACGGCGTTTTTGAAGGACTGGGATTTGCAGATAATTATAAAACACTTTTCGTTAGTGTGGAAGAGCCTTTATATGAGGACGGACCAAGGGCTGATGTAGAATATGCCGGTGCCCCGGTGCGTATTATTAAATATGATGTTTCCACAAAAAAGCCGCTGGCGGAATATGCTTATCTGCTGGATGCGGTGGCGCACCAACCCGTTCCGGACAATGGCTTCCGGGTTAACGGTATTTCAGAAATACTGGCGATAAATAATAACCGGCTGCTGGTTATCGAACGCTCGTTCTCCATTGGCAATGCGCATTGCACTATAAAAATTTATCGGGCAGATCTGAGGGATGCTACCGATGTTACTGCAATGAGTGGATTAAATAAAAACAAAACCTACCGCCCGATATCAAAAAAACTGTTGCTGAATTTAGATTCGCTTAACCGGTATATTGATAATATAGAAGGAATAACTATCGGGCCCCGGTTGCCCGATGGGAATTTTTCCCTGCTTCTGATTGCTGATAATAATTTTAGTAAAGAAGAAAAAACTCAGGTTTTTTTATTTGAAATAATTCCATAA
- a CDS encoding SGNH/GDSL hydrolase family protein, translating to MKRILPILLVILVVVLGFKPKEIRWVAIGDSITYLNDHLNETGNRVTKGYMTRVSEQLPFVHYINKGYNGWTAVKIAQQFDSLHIPEADVYTVFLGTNDWWQGKPIGAFTDYKMNTGTQTIYGSFRIIIEKIHKLNAAARIILITPLRRSDFVYLFNKKNNAWGSYKEKNGQSLKAVAAAVNDIGRREHIEVIDLYNDPELKEKDLVRFRRLRDPQTGAYKNYPYPAFHNIPFNPETDEYPYPVEAVNLTYDGLHPSDKGNAIIASRIAGLLKK from the coding sequence ATGAAACGGATCCTGCCCATTTTATTGGTGATATTAGTTGTTGTTTTGGGTTTTAAACCAAAAGAGATCCGATGGGTGGCCATTGGCGACAGCATTACTTATCTGAACGATCATTTGAATGAAACCGGCAACCGCGTTACAAAAGGGTATATGACCCGTGTATCGGAACAATTGCCTTTTGTTCATTATATCAATAAAGGATATAATGGCTGGACGGCTGTTAAAATTGCCCAGCAATTTGATTCGCTGCATATACCTGAAGCAGATGTGTATACAGTTTTTCTGGGAACCAATGACTGGTGGCAGGGAAAGCCCATAGGTGCTTTCACAGATTACAAAATGAATACAGGCACTCAAACGATCTACGGCTCGTTCCGCATTATCATCGAAAAGATCCACAAACTCAATGCTGCTGCGCGTATTATACTGATAACGCCATTGCGGCGTTCCGATTTTGTTTACCTGTTCAACAAGAAAAACAACGCCTGGGGTTCCTATAAAGAAAAGAACGGACAGTCGCTCAAAGCGGTAGCGGCTGCCGTGAACGATATTGGCCGCAGGGAACATATTGAAGTGATCGATCTGTATAACGATCCCGAACTGAAAGAAAAAGACCTGGTCCGTTTTAGACGTCTCAGGGATCCTCAAACAGGGGCTTATAAAAACTATCCTTACCCCGCTTTTCATAACATTCCTTTTAATCCCGAAACGGACGAATATCCTTATCCTGTCGAAGCGGTCAACCTCACTTACGACGGGCTGCATCCTTCTGATAAGGGCAATGCCATTATTGCCAGCCGGATCGCAGGCTTGCTGAAAAAATAA
- a CDS encoding SPFH domain-containing protein translates to MEKILRPISGYLALVIAIALIAIGVYLFINAEQRVGFVVLGVICVVLSFFFIKGLMIIQPNHSRVLNFFGKYVGSVKENGLFFVNPLYSSYNISLRYQNFQGQTLKVNDKMGNPIEIGAVIVWKVGDTYKAAYQVANYIDYVRTQSEAAIRHLAVSFAYDSIEDENADMTLRDGGDRVNKILEQELTDRLEPAGILIQEARISHLAYAPEIAGAMLQRQQATAIVAARTKIVEGAVGMVDLALKKLSEENIVVLDDERKAAMVSNLMVVLCGEKAATPVLNAGTLYQ, encoded by the coding sequence ATGGAAAAAATTTTAAGGCCCATATCGGGCTATCTTGCTTTAGTGATCGCCATTGCACTGATTGCAATAGGCGTATACCTGTTCATCAACGCTGAGCAGCGGGTAGGGTTTGTTGTTCTGGGCGTGATCTGTGTTGTGCTGAGTTTTTTCTTTATAAAAGGGTTAATGATCATTCAGCCCAATCATTCCCGCGTATTGAACTTTTTTGGTAAATACGTCGGCTCCGTAAAAGAGAACGGGCTGTTTTTTGTAAACCCGCTCTATTCGAGCTACAATATTAGTCTGCGTTATCAGAACTTCCAGGGGCAAACCCTGAAGGTGAATGATAAAATGGGCAACCCGATTGAAATTGGAGCCGTGATCGTCTGGAAAGTAGGGGACACCTATAAAGCGGCCTACCAGGTGGCCAATTATATCGACTATGTACGCACCCAGAGCGAGGCGGCTATCCGCCACCTTGCCGTGAGTTTTGCTTATGACAGTATTGAAGATGAGAACGCCGATATGACCTTAAGAGATGGCGGCGACCGGGTTAATAAGATACTGGAACAAGAGTTGACTGACCGGCTGGAGCCCGCGGGTATCCTCATCCAGGAAGCTCGTATCAGCCACCTGGCCTATGCCCCTGAAATTGCCGGGGCCATGTTGCAACGTCAGCAGGCAACGGCTATTGTTGCCGCGCGTACCAAGATTGTAGAAGGCGCCGTAGGCATGGTGGATCTGGCATTAAAAAAATTATCAGAAGAAAATATTGTTGTGTTGGATGATGAACGCAAGGCAGCAATGGTAAGCAACCTGATGGTAGTGCTCTGCGGCGAAAAAGCGGCCACACCCGTATTAAATGCAGGAACGCTTTATCAATAA
- a CDS encoding penicillin acylase family protein yields the protein MRIIPFLITATITVALTVLLNRPLGDKVPMPVGNFLSPQSGFWQNAEDTSATFNADLSFPGLKGKVQVYFDARLVPHVFAENDEDLYFVQGYLHAKFRLFQMDLQTKAAEGRVSEIAGPKAINYDREQRRLGMKYAAENSLAVMEKDPKARAIYTAYTAGVNAYIHSLTVKDLPLEYKILNFAPEEWTNLRTALLLKMMAKMLASGTEKDMALTRLHSIFTTDQLNALYPQIPDSLKPIVPPGTVFEKPALDLKVPAGADTAYFKEPHKVTAFEEHTPDVDNGSNNWVVAGSKTANKAPILCNDPHLELSLPSIWYEMQLSTPQSKVYGATLPGSPYVIIGFNDSIAWGVTNAQRDVKDYYAIKFRDNTRTSYWFNNQWEPAQQRIEAIKVKGQPTVYDTVSYTAFGPVMYDASFRDTLNHNNGLAVKWMAHHTGDDGGAFYFLNRAKNYDDYANAIKSFECPGQNFAFASKSGTIALWQQGKFPARWNNQGLYIMPGTDSSYDWQGYIPQTENPHAVNPERGYLFSANQRPADAAYPYFIPGAYITPRARAIDWYLSRDNNITVQTMMDLQNNYFNITARDMVSLLIRYTDPEKLTPEAQKYFEMVKGWDLFAGPASLGQTIYQCWMDSLSTGIWQDDIDKAGFKAELPAEETLMELLKKDSTVLGFVDNVNAPERQTIHTVVTDALNKTAVVMTRAEKEGRLQWAKFKGVTIYHLLKDALLPFARTELNVGGWGNTINAVKKSHGPSWRMIVQLSTPTEAYGVYPGGQSGNPGSRFYDNAVDTWASGQYYQLWLMSQEERGDARVKWIMNFSKG from the coding sequence ATGAGAATAATTCCTTTTTTAATTACAGCAACCATTACTGTTGCATTAACCGTACTGTTGAATCGCCCGTTGGGTGATAAAGTTCCGATGCCTGTCGGCAATTTTTTAAGTCCGCAATCCGGATTCTGGCAGAATGCAGAGGACACCTCGGCAACCTTTAATGCAGATCTTTCCTTTCCGGGATTGAAGGGAAAAGTTCAGGTGTATTTTGATGCCCGTCTCGTGCCCCACGTGTTTGCGGAAAACGATGAAGACCTTTATTTTGTTCAGGGTTATTTGCATGCAAAGTTCCGGCTGTTTCAAATGGATCTGCAAACGAAGGCTGCCGAAGGAAGGGTAAGCGAAATAGCAGGCCCCAAGGCAATCAACTATGATAGAGAACAACGCCGGCTGGGGATGAAATACGCGGCGGAGAACTCGCTGGCAGTAATGGAAAAAGATCCAAAAGCCCGCGCAATATACACGGCTTATACAGCAGGCGTAAATGCCTATATTCACTCGCTGACGGTAAAAGACCTTCCGCTTGAATATAAAATATTGAATTTTGCACCGGAAGAATGGACCAATCTGCGCACCGCATTACTGTTGAAAATGATGGCTAAAATGCTGGCTTCCGGAACGGAAAAAGATATGGCGTTGACGCGTCTGCATTCTATTTTTACCACCGATCAGCTCAATGCCCTGTATCCGCAAATTCCTGATTCATTAAAACCAATTGTTCCACCGGGAACCGTTTTTGAAAAACCGGCGCTCGACCTAAAAGTCCCGGCAGGAGCAGATACGGCTTATTTTAAGGAACCCCATAAAGTAACGGCCTTTGAAGAACATACGCCGGATGTGGATAACGGGAGTAATAACTGGGTGGTGGCAGGCAGTAAAACGGCGAATAAGGCGCCAATCCTTTGTAATGATCCGCATCTGGAGTTATCGCTTCCTTCCATCTGGTACGAAATGCAATTGAGCACGCCTCAAAGCAAAGTGTATGGCGCCACACTCCCCGGCAGCCCGTATGTGATCATTGGTTTCAACGACAGCATCGCCTGGGGAGTGACCAACGCCCAGCGCGATGTGAAGGATTATTATGCTATAAAATTCAGGGATAATACCCGTACTTCCTATTGGTTCAACAACCAATGGGAACCGGCGCAACAGCGGATTGAAGCCATAAAAGTGAAGGGGCAGCCTACCGTTTACGATACCGTTTCCTACACGGCTTTTGGCCCGGTTATGTATGATGCCAGTTTCAGGGATACGCTCAATCATAATAATGGCCTCGCCGTAAAATGGATGGCGCATCACACCGGCGATGATGGCGGCGCTTTTTATTTTTTAAATCGCGCTAAGAATTATGACGATTATGCCAACGCGATAAAGTCTTTTGAGTGCCCGGGGCAGAATTTTGCTTTTGCCTCAAAATCAGGAACGATTGCGCTTTGGCAGCAGGGAAAATTTCCCGCCAGGTGGAACAACCAGGGGCTATATATAATGCCGGGAACCGATAGCAGCTACGATTGGCAGGGATACATTCCGCAAACAGAAAATCCGCACGCAGTGAATCCGGAACGGGGGTATTTGTTTAGTGCGAACCAACGCCCGGCCGATGCGGCTTATCCATACTTTATTCCAGGTGCTTATATTACGCCACGGGCAAGGGCGATTGACTGGTATCTGAGCCGGGACAATAATATCACCGTCCAAACAATGATGGATCTGCAGAACAATTATTTTAATATTACGGCAAGGGATATGGTATCCCTGCTAATCCGGTACACAGATCCGGAAAAGCTGACTCCTGAAGCGCAAAAGTATTTTGAAATGGTAAAGGGATGGGATCTTTTTGCCGGGCCGGCTTCATTGGGACAAACAATTTATCAGTGCTGGATGGATTCGTTGTCTACCGGCATCTGGCAGGATGACATAGACAAGGCAGGGTTCAAGGCTGAATTACCGGCCGAAGAGACCTTGATGGAACTCTTAAAGAAGGATTCTACTGTTTTGGGCTTTGTTGATAATGTAAATGCACCGGAACGGCAAACGATTCATACCGTAGTTACAGATGCTTTAAATAAGACCGCAGTAGTTATGACACGGGCCGAAAAAGAAGGCCGGTTGCAATGGGCGAAATTCAAAGGGGTAACGATCTATCATTTACTTAAAGACGCCTTATTGCCTTTTGCGCGCACGGAGCTTAATGTAGGCGGTTGGGGCAATACCATCAATGCTGTTAAAAAAAGTCATGGTCCCAGTTGGCGGATGATCGTACAACTGAGCACGCCTACGGAAGCATATGGCGTCTACCCGGGCGGACAGAGCGGCAATCCCGGAAGCCGGTTTTATGACAACGCGGTAGATACCTGGGCTTCCGGACAATATTACCAGCTTTGGCTAATGAGCCAGGAGGAGCGGGGAGATGCGCGCGTCAAATGGATCATGAATTTTTCAAAAGGTTAG
- a CDS encoding M56 family metallopeptidase: MLAYILQVTGCSVLLYSYYHLILRNERFHQYNRFYLLALVPLSFLLPLLRFTLPLQNELALSIASSFHRLNQFSVTLPEVVVTSRQRVGFTGRYAGSFLYGLIVLVFLIRIAIALGTIVRLRRHHAVKKTDGLLLIECRNADVPFSFFKWIFWDPGTDVHTDTGKQLFDHEAYHVRHRHSLDLLFIETVIALLWFNPVFYLVRKELRTTHEFLADQYAAQKNNKYQYAELLVRHAMSAGHSRKLINPFFTNQLKRRITMLTKNNKPAFQYLRKLMVLPLLAVATLLFSFTYLEHSIAAITKTVAADSHNTILNNENENPPQPTATVLAARELNTVKPKPKDKQPSVITNLPEREIKIQVPGLENIRQIAMPSPADTVPAAKTEPEIFTKVEKEAFYPGEWARFLMSNLNGAVPKNNGAQPGNYQAVVQFVVSRNGSVSDIKCIKDPGFGIAQEAIRVIKLSGKWNPAEQNHRKVKAYRKQPITFQVTQ, encoded by the coding sequence ATGCTTGCCTATATCCTCCAGGTAACGGGCTGTTCCGTGCTGCTTTACAGCTATTACCATTTGATCTTAAGGAATGAGCGGTTTCATCAATATAACCGCTTTTACCTGCTGGCACTTGTTCCCCTGAGTTTTTTACTGCCTTTGCTGCGGTTTACGCTGCCGCTGCAGAATGAACTGGCGCTAAGTATCGCCAGCTCTTTTCATAGATTAAATCAGTTTTCGGTTACCCTTCCGGAGGTGGTTGTTACCAGTCGCCAGCGCGTGGGGTTTACCGGCCGTTATGCGGGATCCTTTTTATATGGGTTGATCGTTCTGGTTTTTCTCATAAGGATCGCAATAGCATTGGGTACCATTGTACGGTTAAGGCGGCATCATGCTGTAAAAAAAACAGATGGCTTGCTGCTTATCGAATGCAGGAATGCCGATGTGCCCTTCTCCTTTTTCAAATGGATCTTCTGGGATCCGGGAACAGATGTACATACCGACACCGGGAAACAGTTATTCGATCACGAAGCGTATCATGTCAGGCACCGGCATAGCCTGGATTTGCTTTTTATTGAAACCGTTATCGCATTGCTATGGTTTAATCCCGTGTTTTACCTGGTAAGAAAAGAATTAAGGACTACCCATGAATTCCTAGCCGATCAATACGCAGCCCAAAAGAATAATAAATATCAATATGCAGAGTTGCTGGTGCGCCATGCTATGAGCGCCGGCCACTCCCGTAAATTAATCAATCCTTTTTTCACCAACCAATTAAAAAGAAGAATAACCATGCTTACAAAAAACAACAAACCCGCATTTCAATACCTTAGAAAGCTAATGGTATTGCCCCTCCTGGCCGTTGCCACCCTGCTGTTTTCGTTCACCTACCTGGAACATTCGATTGCCGCAATAACAAAAACAGTTGCAGCCGACAGCCACAACACTATCCTAAATAATGAAAACGAGAACCCGCCACAACCAACGGCTACTGTATTAGCGGCCCGTGAGCTTAATACAGTAAAACCCAAACCAAAAGATAAGCAACCATCGGTAATAACCAATTTGCCCGAGAGAGAAATAAAAATCCAGGTACCCGGCCTGGAAAACATACGCCAGATAGCTATGCCATCTCCCGCCGATACAGTTCCCGCAGCAAAAACAGAACCGGAGATTTTTACAAAAGTGGAGAAGGAGGCCTTTTACCCGGGAGAATGGGCCAGGTTTTTAATGAGCAATCTCAACGGGGCTGTACCTAAAAATAATGGCGCCCAACCTGGAAATTATCAAGCGGTAGTTCAATTCGTTGTTTCCAGGAATGGTTCTGTAAGTGATATTAAGTGCATTAAAGATCCGGGATTTGGCATTGCCCAGGAAGCCATACGGGTAATCAAACTTTCCGGCAAATGGAACCCTGCCGAACAAAACCACCGTAAGGTAAAAGCTTATAGAAAGCAGCCGATAACCTTCCAGGTAACTCAATAA
- a CDS encoding BlaI/MecI/CopY family transcriptional regulator: protein MKQLTKAEEQIMQALWQNGPMFLRELLEVLPLPKPHQNTVATILKILVEKEFVTVNVFGRQHQYVAAVSKDAYSKRTIKQMVKGYFDGSFSNVVSFMVKENNLSVSELEALLQQIKNQQQSKN from the coding sequence ATGAAACAACTGACAAAAGCCGAAGAACAGATCATGCAGGCGCTCTGGCAGAACGGGCCGATGTTTTTGAGGGAGTTGCTGGAGGTACTGCCTTTGCCCAAGCCACATCAGAATACTGTGGCCACCATTTTAAAGATCCTGGTGGAAAAAGAATTTGTAACGGTAAACGTATTTGGCCGCCAACACCAATATGTAGCCGCTGTAAGCAAGGATGCGTATTCGAAAAGAACGATCAAACAGATGGTAAAAGGATATTTCGACGGTTCTTTTAGTAACGTGGTTTCTTTTATGGTAAAGGAGAACAATTTAAGTGTTAGTGAGCTGGAAGCGTTACTGCAACAAATAAAAAATCAGCAACAATCCAAAAATTAA
- the trhO gene encoding oxygen-dependent tRNA uridine(34) hydroxylase TrhO yields MTLHNRISRRELKERILNDPTPRTTISFYRYFKVTDPGAFRNALYKSFEKIGVLGRIYIASEGINAQISVPSHNLDLLKGVLGEMEGLKALRLNIAVDDDGKSFYVLDIKVREKIVADGINDPDFDMSNNGKYVNAAEFNDLTNHSDTIVIDMRNHYEYEVGHFENALEIPSDTFRDQLPMAVDMMQEHMDKNIIMYCTGGIRCEKASAYLLHKGFRNVYHLEGGIINYVRQAKARGIENKFRGKNFVFDQRLGERVTDEIIAHCHQCGKPADTHVNCVNDACHLLFIQCEECRKTYDGCCSEECRDFIHLPEAEQKEQRKGVDLGRNVFNKSRSRLKNLTKS; encoded by the coding sequence ATGACATTACATAATCGTATTTCACGAAGGGAACTTAAGGAGCGCATTTTAAATGACCCAACTCCGCGTACCACCATTTCCTTCTATCGTTATTTTAAAGTGACTGATCCAGGGGCTTTTCGCAATGCCCTTTATAAGTCTTTTGAAAAGATTGGAGTGTTGGGGCGTATTTATATAGCGTCAGAAGGCATTAATGCTCAAATAAGTGTTCCATCGCACAACCTGGACCTGTTAAAAGGCGTCTTGGGTGAGATGGAGGGCCTGAAAGCGCTGCGGTTAAATATTGCCGTGGATGACGATGGCAAATCGTTTTATGTGCTCGACATAAAAGTGCGTGAAAAAATAGTTGCGGATGGAATAAACGACCCTGATTTCGATATGTCAAACAACGGAAAGTATGTAAATGCTGCCGAGTTTAATGATTTAACAAACCATTCAGATACGATCGTTATTGATATGCGGAATCACTATGAATATGAAGTGGGGCATTTTGAAAACGCGCTTGAAATACCGAGTGACACCTTTCGCGATCAGTTGCCCATGGCTGTGGATATGATGCAGGAACATATGGATAAAAATATCATCATGTACTGCACCGGCGGCATCCGTTGTGAAAAAGCATCTGCCTACCTGCTGCATAAAGGATTCAGGAATGTGTATCATTTGGAGGGTGGTATCATCAATTATGTACGGCAGGCAAAAGCCCGGGGGATCGAAAATAAATTTCGTGGCAAAAATTTTGTGTTTGATCAGCGGTTAGGGGAACGGGTTACCGATGAAATAATCGCTCACTGCCACCAATGTGGCAAACCTGCCGATACGCATGTGAACTGTGTAAATGACGCCTGTCACCTGTTATTTATTCAGTGCGAGGAATGCAGGAAAACGTATGATGGATGTTGCAGTGAGGAATGCCGCGATTTTATTCATCTTCCGGAAGCTGAGCAAAAAGAGCAACGAAAAGGGGTCGACCTGGGGAGAAATGTCTTCAATAAGTCACGGTCCCGTTTGAAAAACTTGACTAAATCATAA